In the Amblyraja radiata isolate CabotCenter1 chromosome 13, sAmbRad1.1.pri, whole genome shotgun sequence genome, one interval contains:
- the LOC116979931 gene encoding carboxypeptidase B-like encodes MEGHLLLSFVAVVLAKVPGDQYAGDKVLRLKPNNEQQLQFIRDVAQTMKIDFWQPSSPELVTTNRTVDFRVPADWASSIQYRLQKIGLKYEVLIDNVKTLVEKQFDQVDRNTTRYNYEKYHEWTEIESWMSKITAEHPTLVSWFRIGRTYQHRSIYILRVGKKTGAVKPAIFMDCGIHAREWISPAFCQWFVKEAVESYGSNCTMTILLNNLDFLIVPVVNVDGYIYSWTTDRLWRKTRSRNPGSYCVGTDANRNFDAKWCSIGSSRNPCDETYCGSRAESEKEVRAVANAIRSYKAIKAYITIHSYSQMCLFPYSYTYSLPPNHKELNFIARNAVMALKDLHGTQYTYGPGAITIYPSAGGSDDWAYDFGIKYSFTFELRDTGRYGFLLPESQIKPTCEETMLAINYIATYVITHPH; translated from the exons ATGGAAGGACATTTGCTTCTCAGCTTTGTCGCGGTTGTTTTAGCCAAAGTTCCAGGTGACCAATATGCCGG GGATAAAGTTTTGCGTCTGAAACCAAACAACGAACAGCAGCTGCAGTTTATAAGGGACGTGGCTCAGACTATGAAG ATTGACTTCTGGCAGCCATCTTCTCCCGAGCTGGTGACTACAAACAGGACTGTGGATTTCAGAGTCCCTGCAGACTGGGCTTCCAGCATCCAGTACCGGCTGCAGAAGATTGGATTGAAATATGA AGTGTTAATTGACAACGTGAAGACCCTGGTGGAGAAACAGTTTGACCAAGTGGATCGGAATACAACCCGCTACAATTATGAAAAATACCATGAGTGGACTGAG ATTGAATCCTGGATGTCTAAAATTACAGCTGAACACCCAACACTGGTTTCCTGGTTCAGAATCGGAAGGACCTATCAACATCGCAGTATCTATATCCTCCGG GTTGGCAAGAAAACGGGTGCGGTGAAGCCTGCCATCTTCATGGACTGCGGAATCCATGCCAGGGAGTGGATTTCTCCAGCCTTTTGCCAGTGGTTTGTGAAGGAG GCTGTTGAATCATATGGTAGTAATTGTACCATGACCATCCTTCTCAATAACCTGGATTTCCTGATTGTTCCTGTTGTCAATGTGGATGGTTATATATACAGTTGGACCACG GATCGACTCTGGAGAAAGACTCGTTCCAGGAACCCTGGCAGTTACTGTGTGGGCACTGATGCCAACCGAAACTTTGATGCCAAGTGGTGCT CCATCGGTTCCTCGAGGAACCCCTGTGACGAAACTTACTGTGGGTCCCGCGCAGAGTCTGAGAAGGAAGTCAGGGCTGTGGCGAATGCCATCCGTAGCTACAAAGCCATCAAGGCTTACATCACCATCCACTCATACTCTCAGATGTGTCTCTTTCCATATTCCTACACCTACTCATTGCCTCCAAACCACAAGGAACTG AATTTCATCGCCAGGAATGCAGTTATGGCCTTAAAGGACCTTCATGGCACTCAATACACCTACGGCCCAGGTGCAATCACAATAT ATCCTTCAGCTGGGGGTTCGGATGACTGGGCCTACGATTTTGGCATCAAGTACTCGTTTACCTTTGAACTCCGTGACACGGGCCGGTATGGCTTCCTGTTGCCCGAGTCCCAGATCAAACCAACATGTGAAGAGACCATGTTAGCGATCAACTATATCGCCACTTACGTTATCACCCATCCACATTAA